CGAACGTGTCGATGATGATCACGTCCGACTCCCACATCACCTCGGCTTCCATCAGCCGACGGAGCAGTTCCTTGCGGTCTTGCTCCTCCTCGTTGCCCGAGAAGGTGTTCCCGTCGCCGATGTCCGCGTGCAAGAACAGCAGGTTCTCGTCGAGGATGTGATCGACCACGTCGTACGACAGCGAGTGCATCTGGTCGAGGAAGCTCCCGACGGTCAGCTCCGTCGACAGCATCGTCACGTCGTTGTCCTCCTCACAGAGGCCGTAGCTGAACCGCTGGCTCATGGCCGACTTCCCCGCCCCGTAGTCGCCCTCGACGAGGATGATACTGCCCGGGGGGATTCCCCCACCCAGCTCCTTGTTCAGTCGGTCGTGATCGTCCAGTCCCAGCGAGTACAGATCGTTGCGTGCGATACTCATGTTCGGAATTCGAACACCTCCTCGTCGCCGTTGACGACGATCTTCACCCGGTGGTCGCCGGGATCGAGCGGTTCCGAGATGTCCACGCGGACCACGTCACCAGCGCCCCAGACCTCGGCTCCGCCCACCAGTGTCACCTCCGCGTCCGTCTGGTAGGCACCGTCGACGAAGATGTCGAGCCGGTCGGCCCTGGCCGGTAACTGTAACGTTCCGGTGTTCTTGACGTGGAGCGTGATGTTCTCGTTGCCGTCGGCGTTGTAGATCGCGTCGCTACCGCTGTCGGAGATGATCTCGATGTCGCTGCGAACGTCGGAGCTCACGTCGACGCCTTGCTCGCTGATGGCGTCGCTGAGCTGGCCGACGCTGTCGGTGAACACCCCGACGACGCTGGCGGCGACCATCATGCTCGCGATGAAGATGATCAGGTGGGACGCAGAGACGCCTGCCATCTCAGATCACCTCCGTCGTCGTCGCCGTGTCGGCGACGCCCGTTCCGGAAACGACCTTGACGCGCCCCGGATCGTCGTTGATCTCCGTCACGGTGATCGTCAGCTGCTCCTGTGAGAGCCACAGATCGGTGTCACGGTCGCCGTCGACCGACGTGTTGTACCCCGACTGGTAGCTGTTGTCGGCCAGCAGGTCGACGTCGCTGACCGCCAGCGACTCCGCGCCGGTGTTGTTGACCGTGACCGTCAGCGTTCGGCTGGTGGTGTTCCAGGTCGCGCTGGTCACATCGATGGCCGTGTTCTGCTGGGCCAGGGTCCGGTCGGTCCGATCCTCTTGGGCCTCGGAGACGCGCTCGAAGCCGTTGGTCGTCGCCGTGTGGAACATGCCGAAGGCGATGAACATCCCGGCGAAGACGATCGCCGCCGAGCCACTAACGCTGAAGCCCATCGGAACCACCTCCGCGAACCAGCTTCGACAGGGCCACTGCGTCGGCCCCGCTGTCCTCGTCGAGCTGACTGATGTAGTGGAGACTCCGCGTGTGGTGGTCGATCGTCAGCCCGCCCTGACCGCCGGACTCGTCGAAGCCACGGAGGACCTCGTGGAGGTCGTCGGCGACGGCCTCGTCGATCCAGTCGATCCGCTCGTAGTAGTCGATGGCGCGTGCGGCTTCCCGGTAGCTCGCCTGTTCGAGGAGGTATTCGAGCCACTCGACGACGATCAGGTCGCTGGCGAAGCCGCCGGGAAGCTCCGAGAGGTACGGCTTGCCGCCGTCTTCTGCCGACGCGTTCGTCGTCTGCTCCGGTTCCGATTCGGGCTCCGGCTCTGGCTCTGGTTCGGGTTCGGCCGTCGTCGTCGGCTCCGGTTCTGGTTCCGGTTCTGGCTCTGTCTCTGACTCCGGTTCGGTCGCGTCCGCCTCGGCCGCGAGCTCCTCGTCGTCGTCCTCGATGACGTCGTCGAACAGGTCGTCGTCCGCGAGACCGTCGAGGTCGTCGTCCTCCTCCTCGACGCCCGAGGAGAGTTCGTCGTCTTCGAGGGCCATCTCGTCGTCACCGTCCTCGTCGAGAGCCATGTCGCCGCCGGGACTGTCCTCTTCTGCCCACTCGGCGTCGCCGGAGTCGTACTCGTCTTTGAGCTCCTGAAATGATTTGCCGCCCTCCCCGTCGCCACCGTCGTCCATGTCCATGCTCATGTCGTCGTCCTCCTCGTCGAAGTCGCCGAGGTCGTCGCCCCCATCGTCGAAGTCGTCGAAGTCGTCGTCGAAACTGCCGCCGTCGTCCTCGAAACCGCCGTCGTCACTACCGTCGTCTGAAAACACGTCGTCGACGCTGTCACCGCCGCCGCCGAGGTCGTCGCCGTCGTCCTCGACCAGATCCTCGTCGAAGAATCCCTCGGCGTCCGCGTTGGCGATGTCCTCGTCGATGTCCTCTTCTGCTTCCTCGTCGCCGTCGTCGAAGAGGCCGAAACCGCCGCCTCCGCCGCCCATGCCGCCACCACCGCCCATACCGGCGTCGATGTCGTCCGCGAAGGGGTTGACGCCACGGGTGACCATCTCGTAGATGTCCAGCAGCTTGCGGACGTTCTCTTCGACTTCCTCGACGGACTCGCTGATCTGCTCGTTTTCCGTCCGGACCGTGTTGACCGTCGACGACAGCGACCCGACCTCGTTTTCGAGTTCGTCGAGCCGGTGTTCGAGTTCGTCGGTGTCCTGGCCCGCATCGTCCATGTCGCCGAACTCGTCGCCACCGAACCCGTCCATGTCGTCGCCGCCACCCATGCCGCCGAGGTCCCCGAACTCGTCGTCACCGCCGTCGTCGGCCATGAGCCCCCCGCCGTCGGCGAGTTCGTCGCCGTCGTCACCACCCGCGTCGTCCGACTCCTCGTCGTCGGAGAGAATGGAGTCGAACATGTTCTTGATGCTCATCCCGACGAGCCCGCCAGTGAGGAGAACGACGAGAGCGGGAGCGAAGATCGATCCCTCCGGGATCGCCACCTGAAGCGTCGGGAAGAGCGCAATGCTACTCATCGTACCTAAAACTGGATGTTCATACCCTTCAATATTCCGTCTACCCTATCATATCTGATAACAGACTCGTTAGTTACTGGAATGTGTGGTGAAATAAACAGTAGAGTAGCTGGTGAGATCGTCAGCCAGATCCTTCCAACACGTCGACACGGGAAGGATCGTCAGACGAACGGTATCGACCGCGTCCCC
Above is a genomic segment from Halomicrobium sp. LC1Hm containing:
- a CDS encoding flagellin translates to MGFSVSGSAAIVFAGMFIAFGMFHTATTNGFERVSEAQEDRTDRTLAQQNTAIDVTSATWNTTSRTLTVTVNNTGAESLAVSDVDLLADNSYQSGYNTSVDGDRDTDLWLSQEQLTITVTEINDDPGRVKVVSGTGVADTATTTEVI
- a CDS encoding FlaD/FlaE family flagellar protein, which codes for MSSIALFPTLQVAIPEGSIFAPALVVLLTGGLVGMSIKNMFDSILSDDEESDDAGGDDGDELADGGGLMADDGGDDEFGDLGGMGGGDDMDGFGGDEFGDMDDAGQDTDELEHRLDELENEVGSLSSTVNTVRTENEQISESVEEVEENVRKLLDIYEMVTRGVNPFADDIDAGMGGGGGMGGGGGGFGLFDDGDEEAEEDIDEDIANADAEGFFDEDLVEDDGDDLGGGGDSVDDVFSDDGSDDGGFEDDGGSFDDDFDDFDDGGDDLGDFDEEDDDMSMDMDDGGDGEGGKSFQELKDEYDSGDAEWAEEDSPGGDMALDEDGDDEMALEDDELSSGVEEEDDDLDGLADDDLFDDVIEDDDEELAAEADATEPESETEPEPEPEPEPTTTAEPEPEPEPEPESEPEQTTNASAEDGGKPYLSELPGGFASDLIVVEWLEYLLEQASYREAARAIDYYERIDWIDEAVADDLHEVLRGFDESGGQGGLTIDHHTRSLHYISQLDEDSGADAVALSKLVRGGGSDGLQR
- a CDS encoding flagellar protein G; this translates as MAGVSASHLIIFIASMMVAASVVGVFTDSVGQLSDAISEQGVDVSSDVRSDIEIISDSGSDAIYNADGNENITLHVKNTGTLQLPARADRLDIFVDGAYQTDAEVTLVGGAEVWGAGDVVRVDISEPLDPGDHRVKIVVNGDEEVFEFRT
- a CDS encoding ATPase domain-containing protein, whose translation is MSIARNDLYSLGLDDHDRLNKELGGGIPPGSIILVEGDYGAGKSAMSQRFSYGLCEEDNDVTMLSTELTVGSFLDQMHSLSYDVVDHILDENLLFLHADIGDGNTFSGNEEEQDRKELLRRLMEAEVMWESDVIIIDTFDAILRNDPKFEALVRQNEERQAALEIISFFRDVISRGKCIMLTVDPSTLAEEAIGPFRAIADVFIELEMVEVGNDVRRQVSVKRFAGMGEQVGDTIGFSVRSGTGIVIESRSVA